A single window of Gambusia affinis linkage group LG18, SWU_Gaff_1.0, whole genome shotgun sequence DNA harbors:
- the LOC122820125 gene encoding high affinity immunoglobulin gamma Fc receptor I-like, whose protein sequence is MVRSLRRTMEGTSHCLIFLILLLSCSTDPVLPVHLTVSPSRSQFFVRESVTLICEDENRPDGWTVRRKTTGGTRKRCGDDFGHFAGSSCSINSLYPSDTGVYWCESRSGSSSSSSIQLSVSGGSVILQSPVLPVMEGDDVTLSCRARNPTHNLPAAFYKDGSFIGDGSSGHMTLLHVSSSDEGLYKCNIRGHGESPSSRISVKEKPTTTSGPPTSPSSSSSSSSSPPSSQSALYVSLSSGIVVVFLLVLLVLLVKRLHRKPEGNQFVGEERIIYSDVKVSHQRQKNKSNEENRPAVVYSAVRGEEVIYGEIIRNKGNKSKTRDVPPEPDVS, encoded by the exons ATGGTCAGATCACTGAGAAGAACAATGGAAGGCACATCTCACTGTCTGATCT TTCTGATCTTGTTGCTGAGCTGCTCAACAGATCCAG ttctcccagttcaTCTGACTGTGAGTCCCAGCAGATCTCAGTTCTTTGTGAGAGAATCAGTGACTCTGATCTGTGAGGATGAAAACAGACCTGATGGATGGActgtgaggagaaaaacaaccGGAGGAACCAGGAAGAGATGTGGAGATGATTTTGGGCATTTTGCTGGTTCTTCCTGCAGCATCAACTCCCTGTATCCATCAGATACTGGTGTGTACTGGTGTGAGTCCAGGTCtggatcctccagcagcagcagcatccagctctctgtctctg gtGGATCAGTGATCCTGCAGAGTCCTGTCCTCCCTGTGATGGAGGGAGATGAcgtcactctgagctgcagagcaagGAATCCAACCCACAACCTCCCAGCTGCTTTCTATAAAGATGGCTCCTTCATTGGTGATGGATCATCAGGTCACATGaccctcctccatgtttccagctctgatgaaggcctctataaatgtaacatcagaGGTCATGGAGAGTCTCCATCCAGCAGGATCtctgtcaaag agaaaccaacAACCACTTCTGGTCCTCCAAcctctccatcatcatcatcatcatcatcatcctctccaCCTTCCTCCCAGTCTGCTCTCTATGTTTCTCTATCATCTGGGATTGTTGTGGTTTTCCtgctggttctactggttctactggtGAAACGTCTTCATAGAAAACCTGAAg gaaatcAATTCGTTGGAGAGGAAAGAATCATTTACAGCGACGTCAAAGTTTCACATCAacgacagaaaaacaaatcaaatgaag AAAACCGTCCAGCTGTGGTTTATTCTGCTGTTAGAGGAGAGGAAGTGATTTATGGAGAAATCATCAGAAACAAGGGAAACAAGTCAAAGACCAGAG ATGTTCCTCCAGAACCAGATGTTTCCTGA